The sequence below is a genomic window from Montipora capricornis isolate CH-2021 chromosome 14, ASM3666992v2, whole genome shotgun sequence.
gttgagcgaagagaaaatcagttctcGAAATAGACCACGATCAGTCGTCCTTCTTTCCTCAGAGCCACGCACGACgggtgaaattattatttttttcaaattagtgGTAAAAACGAGGTGTGTCACGCAATCGTGCGCTCTACtttgttaaagaaaaataagagactgCTTGCATTCTAGTCTCAAGCACGCCAATAAACTTAAATTGTCGTTTGCTGAACTATGCTCAGTATTTCTCAAAAGGTAATTATTTTGCTGAAAAGGGGTCATAAGTTTCTGAAgaacagaagtttaaattcaaaaaattaactgacatGCCGTTGTTTTGAAATCATCCCTTTGCTTATAAAACAGTAACGCCTGCCACACAGGCTAAAGATAATATGCACACCTTTCCTCGCTCTTTTAATTCTTCTCACACATTTCCGGTACCCTCTTACAtcaaaaatttgcagctgtttttaaaaaaataccagtcactGCTCCCAGTTTCCATGACAGCActcactttcacactgaaactcatgtcatgctctgaaataaacactttctttggcgttgaatattgtggtaaaaaacaaatcaaaagtggGTCAGCGTTGTCTGCACTTTTattgacaacgatattcgtcatcacagtggtcaaaatgttgtttaAGAGtgagttaaaaattaatattttatccAAATTTACAAACTGTTTTCAGATCCAAAACACCTTTTCGTGGTTAAATTTGTTCCAATTTGAAAATTAACCAGATGGCACATGTAACAAGGCATCTGTATGAAGATTCCTATgtcaaataaatgtaaattatgtaatatttaaAATCCTCACTAAGtgtgaaagagaaaaaaaacagtgCAGAATTTGATGCTTTAAAGTGTAGCTAACATTGATATTTCTCTTTGTCTCTTGGTAGCAAGATCACATTTTGCTTTTGCATTTAGAAATTTCATTTAACAGAACCTTTAATTATATCTTTGTCTCAAGGTTTAGCCGGTGAGGAGAATATGAGTCTTTTCCcaatgacatacatgtagaaaTCCCAGTTGcaaatatttatttcaaattgcatAAAAATTACAGTCTAGAAATTCTTTTAATGCAAAGCATTCTGTAATTCTCAGGGAATGAGAACAATTCCCTGCGCAACTAACAAAATTTATGCCCTTGCTTGGCTGTGTTATGAATGACTGCCAGTTTTGTCAACTTAGGCAAACGTGTGTGCATGGCACATGATCTGCAAGTGTGTGAATGACATTTACAAAAGTCACTTTTCTCATCGTTTGAATTAGGTTCTTCAAAATTCTGGTAGCATTCAAATCCAAATTTTCTTAGTGATATAGTGGGACAATTGTAAGTCCctgccaagagaaaataaaaacaatgcttctgcaaaattttggagggacaaacaaagagtattatggtatttttgatactggctaagaAATAAATACcgtaagtaaataaataagtgtaaaaaaaaaaaataaataaataaatgaataaataaataataaataaatgaataaataaaaaatgaataattttaaaaagaaataaattgtaACCATAAAAAGTAGTAAGAATAATTATTCTAATAAAGTTAGATTTAGTTAAACATCTAATGATGAAAACAAGCGAAAAGAGTTTGACACAAGGTTTCGATaactccatgtcatcattttcaagtgaaaaacgaataaagtttgacaacttaATATATACCGTACGAGGCGATAAAACATAAAATATTTCCATATGtgcaaaactatttatttaatttgtcaCTTTCTACATGCATATTTTACGTTTTATGGCCTCGTACGGTATATATtaagttgtcaaactttatttatataataacccaagttattctcgcattttgattggttcttgcctatgatctattaaagGACAGATGCACGATTGACgccaccatcagcttttatgcgaataaagtttaattctttattatataaaacaaataggtttcatgttgccgtgggtctgttcagtaatagatcacagaagacgtcaaaatgcggtaagaacatcagtgacacactcggctatcgcctcgtgtaccacttttttgttcataccacattttgacgtcatctgtgatctattactgaacagacgcacggcaacatggaatctatttgttaatcatttttcacttgaaaatgatgaaatggagtcatcgaaacgttgtgtcAAAGAATATTCTAGTAGCTTTTAAATAGGCGGGCTGATATCTGGTAAAACAAGTTGCTaaattaaatgttatttttagtTGCATAGTTTTCAAACAACCAAAAGCATTGTAAGTTTATTTATTCAGGGCAACTACAAGACCTTATGCTCAGGTTTTTTAGTTGTTCAATTTTTACAACTTGATTCTGTCACAACAACATCCTTGTACACATTGCGCATGTACATGCAGTGTAGGAACGTTCACACATTTCTTATGCTGGAGAGAGACAATGAGTTCAAACCCAGACTGAAAATGCAAGGTAACTGATTTGCCTTCTAAAAATTTCCAATTGGattaattttcaataaatttctccAACAAGCTGAAGTGTTAGCAATAAATGCAACATGCTCAGAAAGGTGGTCTCTTTAATGATCAATCTctgtaaaaaatttaaaaaagaacatgCTCAGAAAGGTTAAGTTTTTCAATGTGTTGCTCTCAGCCAAGCATTAGGAAGCAGTAGgtaatatttttttacaaaatacaGTAAATACTGTAtaatttaattgtaaattttattCCTAAATCATATACCGGTAATATAAACCCATAGAcattaaaaaattattgtcGTAACAAGTAACAATTTCCAATGTGGATTTTGGTTTCTTCCAGGTTTCCTGGGTTTGTGTTGTTTGCCAGAAGAAACAGGAAATGCTTACAAAAACTGGGAATTGGTTTGGGTCCTTAACAGCACCTAATGAAAAAGTTAAGGCAAATAATACCGATGCACTTGGGAGTGACTTTAGAGCAATTCCAACGGAGGAAGACAAACGAGCAATGAGACGACAAGCAAATTCACTTCTGCGGTCAGATTCTGGAAGAGGTAGTGGTCGACGCGAGAAAGCCAAAGACAGTGAGCAAAATCGTGTTCGTAGACCCTCTGTATCAGATGAAGAGGTGGACCAATCTCCATCTGGAAGTCCAGCTTATATGAGTGATGATGAGTTGTATAGACATGATGAAAATAAAGTCAGACGTAAAGTTGTCACATTTAAAGGTCATGATGAGTCAGGCCGTTTACCTCAGGGTCGTTATCCAGGTGAAATGCAAAACAGGTCGGCTCCTTTGAATCAGGGACCAGGTAGAGGAGGTGGATTACCTGGGCAGGGCTTGGGCACAAGATCTGGTCCTCAGCATCCTCAGGGAGGAGTGAGACCAACTGGAATGGGTGGTGGCCCTCCACCTACTGGGATGCTTGGTCCTGGCAACTATCAGTACCCGCAACAGCAAGGATCCagtttcactcctgtggggccTCCCGCAGGAGCGTCACCATCAAGTCGACCGGTGTTTCCCTCACCTCAGCAACAAAGTCCAAGGGGAGGTATATCCCTAAATCAACCAAGGCCTGGATTTGGAATGAGGGGACCTCCAGGGCCTCAGCAACAAAGAATACAGAGTCCACAGCAACAGGGTACTGTTGGATATGGGAGAGGCAATGCTCCAGGTAGCCAGGCTGGTGTCTCACCATCTGCTTACCCTGGACAGCCTGGTTATGGTAGAGGATCACCTGGTGTCCAACCCACCATACAATACAACTTGGGTCCCAGACCTGGAGCTTATGGTCCCTCAGGATCAAAACCTCAAGGCGGGCTTCCAGCGAATCATTTAGGGGGTCCACAAAAAGCACCTGGAAGCCCCAGACCTGTAGAACGCACAGGAACTTTTCATGGTCCAAGAGTTGGTGGTCCTCAAGGAATGAATCCAGTGGGTCCCAGGTTTGGTCCTGGTGCACAGACACTTCGTGGGATACCTCCAGATCAACAGGCCGGGAAGCAGCAGCATACAGGACAGACAGGCTCATCAAGGCAAGGACAGGCACCTCCTGGTCACTTGAGTTCACCACGGTCAGGTCAAGTTTCCCCTGGCCAGTTTCCTTCTCCAAGGATGGGACAGGTGTTGCCTGGACAATTAAGTTCTCCACGGCAAGGTCAGGTTCCTCCTGGTCAATCAAGTTCCCCACGGCAAGGACATGTTTCACCTCGACCAGGACAGGTCACTCCTGGACAGTTAAGTTCATTTAGGCAAGGTCAGGTTCCTGGGCAATTAGGTTCACCTAGGGATGGCCAAATTCCAAGTCAGTCTGGGACTCCTAGGCAAGGGTTACAGTTAGACCAACAAGCAAGGGGACATGTGGGGTCACCTCATAGTGGCCCCCCATGGGAGCAAATGAGTTCACCAAGAATAGATGCTTCAAGGAGTGAATTAGGTACACCCCAGCAGGCACCTTTCCCAGGGCAGGTTGACACTTCCAGGGAGCAAACAAGGGGGAGGTCAGGGCCACACCTACCGGAACAAGGCTTAGGGCGCCATGAAAAAAAGGCTCCTCCTGCTGACCAATCTAGGGGATATTCTGGGTCTGCCCAGCAAGCATTGGCAACGGAGCATACTAGAGGCCCCTTTGGAAACAAGCAGAGCTCTCCTGTAGAACAACCAAGGGGACAGTTTAGATCTCCACAGCAAGCACCTGTTATGGATCAAGGAAGACAGAGACTTGGTTCCCCAGAGAAGGGATCACAGGGGCAACCATCAATAGGACCAGCCACACTTGATTCCAGAAGTGTCTTAAGTCAAGAAGCAAGAGGCGTAGGTGCTTACAGGTTAGACTTCACTGCAttctattttaaaattttcattttgtcagTAAGTTttgttgttacttttgttatttttttatgtttggTCACAGTACATTATTGACTCTCCACTACATACATATGTTATGGTTCATTTTTATATTTGGTTCAGgatttttcaaacttgttcaaatttgatttttctttgtttcaggttTTGAGAATGAataatcaaaattgaactggcttggaaaattttaaaccaagaaaaaaaatttgaaccacaacacaTATTGTTGTCTATAGTGTAacttggaaaggaaaggaaaggaaaggaaaggaaaaaggaagggaaatttatttaagtgtcttgtcgttctagtgctggagcgctaataattggggacactgtaaactgaaatcaacaatgaaagcaaatcaggtcaaatgttggtttttgaggagaggggaaactggagctacccagagaaaacctctcagtgcagagtagagaaccaacagactcaacccacatacaacgccgagtctgggaatcgaattggtgggaggcgagcgctctcaccactgccaTCCCTGTTATGGTTTATTTATGCCCTGGGGATTTTGTTTGACAGGTattaaattttacaaatttatattttgcttataattatattttactgcCTTCAAATGTACGCCAATGTAAGACTGTAAATGTTAAGATATTTGAAGGCATATAGCATTGTGCAAAAGAATGCAAGTGGATTTTGCAAATTCATATTttttaggggtgcagggattgcacagtggtgagagcactcaccttccaccaatgtggcccgggttcgatctCCAGACTCaatgtcatatgtgggttgagtctgttggttctctactctgcaccgagaggttttctccctCAAAAACCATTGTTAATtgcagtttacagtgtccccaattagtgctccagcactagaatgactagatactcaaataaagttcctttcctttcctttcctcttaTTTTGGTGAATTTCCTGGCTTTACAGGTCTGTTCGAGGAAATTTTGTTTCAAGTGAGATTCCATGACATTGCTATGAATTTTTGAGGcacctatttttttttatctgagcAAACATTTGATGGTCAATTGGCTGTGAGTGTTAACGAGTCCCGAAATTTTGAGGGAAATTTTGCTCTTCCGTAACGTTCACGGCGGaatttcgaaagaaaatttgGTCCTGTTCTCTATAATGGTAGTTTAGTGGTGGGGCACGTTTCTTCCACCACTGTCACCTGGGTTTGATTCCTGCAGGCAGCGTTCACATgggttttgtttgttgtttcccTATTGTGCCCCAAGAATTCAATCTTATCGGGGGTacggtactctggttttcccctcccaccaaaaaaccaacaatttatttgaattgttttaatttgatttatagtcccaatagacctttttacagttaCATGCTTACAATGTAGTTGCCCAGCCTTTAAATGAAATTGAGGCTGCAGTTGATTGTTATGATGCAGGTTTGGGTTTAAAGGttgaattttccttcaaaaattTTTGGAACTTTAGTCTGGGTTCAGGGACATTTTTCCTGAAACTGCAGATTATAAAGCTGGaattaatatttaattaaatGTCTTTTCCAAAAATGACCATGGTAGGATTCTTAGCTCTTAATTTCGTTGAAAAGGTGCAAATCATGTGATCATAATTATACCTGAACTTAGGGTTCCTGATCAAACTGGCCCAGGAATGCTTCAACCTTTAGATCATAAAGATGGACAAATAAGAGATGACTCTGCCATGCATGGAAGAGTAGATGCCAACATACAGGATGATATGGATAACAGACCAAAGGGGCCTGACAGCAGCATGATAGAGCAGTCTGCCAGGCCACTAGAAAGACCAGTAACCCAGGATAACCAGATCACAAGGCCTCATGGCAAAGACATCAATGGTAGAAGAAGCCCTCCTAACAGAAGTTCACCTGACAATCCCAAAGAAAAGGTATGTGCAAGCTAAGAGTCCTTATTTTAATTACTAGAGATTTAAAATTGTCACTCTGAGTATTCTGAAATTATTTTCTAATGCTGAGCAGTCTTCTCTAAATTTAAGCTCCAGTTAACAAAGTTCACCtctgcatttacatgtaatatCAACCACCATTCTGCAAATGGGGGATAAGTCACCACTGCTACTATCTGGAGAGTCTTCATCTTTAGTTCTGCTTactcaaatttaattttatttgtaaagAAATGTAATAAGAGGTCAACAAAATCACATCCCAAATTTAGGTTTCATTCAAGTTGACCACTTAATGAACAAAAAACTCCAAGTACAGCAATAGCTTTATGATTCAGCCGTTTTTGGTCTACCTATTAAAGTATAACACTctagtatacatgtacatgtatgtacttaGTAACACCTGTCTACCCATTTTTGCTTAGTTACAAATTCCATTTCAGGGTTTTTGTGGTGGAttgaaaatatattattttgtcaattttatttggcttatattttttcttgttatttgtCTCTTGTGCTTATAGAGGCATATCTTTGGTTGATATGTTTCTGAAGTATGAGGTTATTGTAATCATATTCAGAGTGCAGTTTGGAGAAATTATGAAAATGTCATGATGATTTACACTACCGAGTCTTATTTTTGCCATTGATGCTTTGGTTCCAAAATATTATTCCCAAACTTATATTCTTTACTCAAAGAATTTTTCAGCAAATTCTCAGCAGCTGGCCCTCCGAATACATAATCACATAAAGGCACAAATCTTAGCTTCTCatctgcgaaaaaaaaaaattaagaattaagAGTTAAATAGGTTTTGACTGATatatatttaatactttttggTATTAAATGTGATCATTTTGGTAGACAGTGATAAAAAAATGTCTGAATATGCAATTTCCTtgcaaattaaaattcaaactaGATTGTTATGAATTATATATGTACAATGTATGAGGAACACAAGAAAGAACTTTCTTTCCCTGCAGCAGCATATTGCTTTTATGTTTTCTATTCTTTGATATGATCTTAGTAGGTTTAATCATGATGTCCTTCCGTGTTGTGTGCTTGAGCTTTGCATACAGCAATATtaatgtttattttctgaaagGAGGGCCAATTATGCCTTCTGAATAAGGGATCCCACCTAACAACATTAAGACTATTACTCTGGAAATTTGTCATAAGATTATTAAATGTACAATCTGTTCAAATCAAAGATGTTGTAATGCTGAGACTGTAGCCTTTACTAATCATCGATTATCCTTTTTATTCTTTAGAgcaacttgttctttaaggatgACCCTCCATCCATGCGAGATCGAGGCTCATTGGGCGATCGATTCATTAGCACCTTGCCTGTCAAGAGAACTTCTTCACCTCCTGTTTCTACTTCTTTGCCTTCCTCTTCAGTGGTGGCTTCTTCCATCACAGCTATTCCTGTGGGTTCTTCTTTTATGGATGAAAACAAAGATACTTTACAGGTTGGCTTTGATGTGCTATGGCCATACTTAAATATTCAATTTGAAGTCCGTCTTTCATCACCTAATTGCCATCTTTAGTTGGTTGGTTAGCATGGAAAGGTCATTTGATAACCTTGCAGTCATTCACACAGCTTCCCTTTcattttaaacattactttcTGCAGCTGTTTTGCTGGTCTAATTTTATCAACAATGTTTTGTTGTCATGGGCAAAATGAGCTTTAATTCCTGTTATGCACTTGAACGTAGCAGCTCAACACATTCTGTTCTATATCATATTTCACTGGCTGCGGGTGAAGCTTAACATGCTGCAGTTGGTTGCATATATTCTTGAATGCACTCTTTTTCTCTGAGAAAACTTTGCCTCCGAACAATCCTTACTGATCTACAAAGACACTGCATTCCTGGTAGTCCAGGACATTGTGGCAAAATTCTCTATGCCTGGACTTAATGCTTTATTTTCTCAGAATTTCTACACAAAAGATGTCAGCTTCATTTGTTATAGTCTATGTTCATAACTTTTTCAGTCGTCCATAAAGTGGTCTCAGCCTGACGAGGACAACAAGTGTTTAGGGGAGGTGCATCTCAGAATTGATCCCAAATGCAGAGGAATGTCTACAGGTACAGTATAAACTAGCTCCAAGGCTTAATCCACTGGTCTTCAGAAGCCAGCTGCTATGTTTATCAAGGTTattgctaatttttttttggttaaaaaagaagaaatcctGGCccaggagtaaaaaaaaaaattattgtaattCTGAGAAAAGAGACGAGATATCATAGAATCAATCAGAAGGAGCTAACCCTATTAAAGTTTCAGCTGTTTAATTTAAAAGGTTTCAAAAATAGCTTTGATTATATTACAAATTGGTCATTAAACTTTGGCTTTAATATGATTAGAAGACGGACTTCAGATTTTTTAATAGGTTCCTGGCAGGGCCCCATCGGCATGGTtgttttgttaattattatgatattttttttattttatgaataaaataataGGTTCATTAACATTAACCCCCTCAAGGACAGATCTTTGTTGTTATAAAGGTATAAAAAAGGGAAGTACCGTAAATATCATATTTATTGTCTTGAGTTGCTGTGTTTCAGATCCCTATGCAGCATATGGTTTGAAGGTGATTGGAGGAAAGAAAACTGATGATGGGAAACTTGGAGCTTTTATTACTGATATTAGAAAAGGAGGTCCAGCAGACAGACAGGCGCAATTGTTGATAGGTAATttaaagcaatagaggacttttccCATACGTgttaggagcaaggatggcacaatTGGTTAGTGcatggccttggtgcaagaggtcctgagttcgattcccggatctcgcatccttgtttcgacttctttcctttccgtgtagctagtagctttaaatacccgtaaaacggagcactgatggagaggggggagtaaaatgagcgcaccgtcgacctcaggtttgtcagtttaattactgttacgagttatcgacgttaaataaggtctactttactttactttactttacatagcctcatctaaacatgagggggagttgggagaattcaagacagttcataactgtcaagaattctcccaactccccgagtgtttagatgaggctacgtaaaaacaaaaaaaaaaacctctattgcttaaatataaatatttctcaaaaataattcgacaaatgaaggaaaatgctggttttttttttacttcttgattgtaacagattttcttgatacacgctcatatttcctaccagccaatcaaaacatgtGTCTGACAATGCATAACCAACTAAAATTtatgtgatgtcacagccgtgtttccatactctcatctaaacacagctattgaccaatgagagtgcacctACTAtagtaattattttatattgatatacatgtatagaGCAGTATTCCGTTTTGGGGTTTATAAAAGGGCTTTGTTTTAAACTGTGTTTTTGCATTTAACAGGTCCTGTCCATTGTGACAGAGAACCAGTCTAAAAAGCAGGAGGTTGTTGGTTCATATTGTCACCATACCTGCACGTTTTCATAATGACCTCGGAGACAAAATGCGTTTGCatcaacaataattatattaGCCGACTGTAATTAGTCTTACAGCCGACTGTAATTAGTCTTGTCAGAAAATCGCACCTCTAATATCTCTTGTTTGGTAACCCTAATGAACACGTCCATTATGGAATCTTTGAATGGTCCAAGGAAAGTTCTCCTTGATAAGGTGCTCTGTTCTTTGTtgaattggggggggggggggggaagggtggGTCAAAACTCACCATTTTTATCAGAGATATTAGCTATCTTCAGACAGCAAATAAATGATTGGAAACTTAATGTGATGTGACTTGATGTTGTGGCCGATTTTTCACTGTGAAGAGATTTTAACAAAGCACATTCTCGTTTAATTATCAAGTTTAATCTTATCTCAAAATCTGGTCATCTAAACTTGGAagtgttttctgtttttctgtttgCACAAAACTGGATTACATTGGACCGTGACCGTGCCCACGAATTTTTGATTGCATTAGTGTTTCCcagtattaatattaattaatttaatgatTTCAGGTGATGAGATACAGGAATGGAATGATCAATCATTGGTAGACTGTACTTTTGAAGAGGTCATGGAAAGTATCAATTCATCCATGGAGGACAACCAAGACAGTTTTGATCTACATCTGATTGTTTGCAGGGACAAGTAAGGAAGTGCTCTGTTAAAAGGCAAAACATCTTAACAGCAAACAAACCTGACTTTTCTGTGGGAGGTCTTTGGTTCAAAGCCAAGATGGACCACTGCCTTTAAAAGGGCATCTAcaaaagcataataataataataataataataataataataataataataataataataataatctcctTTTCAGATTCGAAAATCTACGAAACGAAATGTTTCAGATACACTGTGAAATATTGTAGAACCCACATACATTTTGGAAAAAGTAAGAGATGTGGTCATAATACCCTCCCAGACCATATGAACTTGACCTCTTGAAGGGCAGGCCACATAATTATGATGACCATATCGAAATATCAGTGTTAACATTGATATTCTGCAGTCTCACACCTTAGTGCACATTGTCAGGCactatttcatttatttcttcaaATTAGACTCTAAGTTATCTCACATTgtttataatggtaataggactgtgtggagtccaatttggtctgtaatcatacgagtgataagCAAAATCGGACAACCGCTTAGcaggagtccgatttgtttaatcatgAGTATGATTACCCCTTTGACGTCCAacccggccgaaaccggccataTTTTACTCCAACACCAGACGATcgtactcgtcaatggggaacccctgggaatcaatgggttaCGGAGCAAATTGGACTCAActcagtcctgttaccaattaattataaccattacaatttctgagaaaacaaaattaattcattcctttttcactgtccaatgttataaatttgtttattttggaaaatccccagtttggtagggtaagtcgttatttaataaattctgtgatttttgGAGTTAATGCTGAGTGCTCTTAATATGAGTGGCTGAtgcaactgtccgatttcaggtatccgattacagccaactgtctgATTTCACTGTCCaatttcaaccctacacaaaaattagtgaataataaagtagttaatgcaccaatcaaatttgagaaaattgtaatggttatgattacctttttaacatcatcttttgttaaaaaaaatagggTTTACTTCCTCTTGGAGGCCTTTcaacttgaattttttttcaggagTAAATTTCCAGCCAAGAACACCCAGCCCCAAGTAAAATCTTCGAGTGGTCAGGAAATAAAGAGAGAATCTCCAAAACAGATCCCTCCAACAAGGGACTCCCCATTGAAAAGAGATTCACCGTCTGCTGCCACACCCATGTCAGGGGAACCAAGAGGGCACATTACAGGGACCCCAAGAGAAAATGGTGCTCCTGTGAGGGGCAGAGATCAGAGTTCCGGTTATGAAGGTAGTTTTGTTGATAACGATGACTTCTTCTTTGGCGGTGGTCCTTTGTCTGATGAAAAGCCTGTCAAGCCTGTGAAGCAAGCAGCCAATTCTCAGCAGAGTGCCACAGGAAAACCATCAAGAATCACTGGCCGAGTTCAGGTAATTGTCCTGGTTTGAGAGTCTGAATGCTGCATAGTTGGCAAGTTGTTCAGCATGGGAGCATACATTTTGCTACAATTCGATAGGTTTATGAATGACACTTTGCAAAGTTTTCAGACGGTGGCACACAGCAATcttgttttcttctctcttGATTGATGTTTTATTTGCAGTTAAAGCTGTTTTATGACGAAGATGCTGCCAATTTGAACGTGACTGTAGTTGGAGCTGAAGGCTTGGCGCTCAAAGAATCCTCAACTCCACCCAACCCTTATGTCAGGATATATTTTCTTCCTGATAAGAGGTGAGCTTTTTAGCCGAGTGAAATTAacccaaaaaaatcaatgtacAGTACCtttaaatgcattttttaaaacttcagTATGCAGAGCAAGCGACGAACTAAAACAGCTATGAAATTTACCAATCCTAAATGGAACCAGACCTTCGTTTATCCCTGCAGACCACAAAAGGTATTTTCTCGCGTTATGTTGACTATATGCATTGCTACATACGATTTGTTTGTGTTGCCACAGCATGCGTACTTCATCTGAGTAACGAAATTCATTTCGTGGTTTGTTTAGTTTAGCATTTACGTGCACTGAATTCTCGCCCCACTTTCTCAGCCAATCTTTCAGTTTGGCGAAACCAATGATCTTGCAGGCATTTCACCACAGTTAGGATCGGAAGCAAGATTTCCTGCATTGATTTCACATCTGATCTCGTCATGTTGATCAGATGGCCTTTGGCTGTTTTAATTAGTCTAGCAATTACTTTGTTTTGGCTGAACTAGTGCCATTTGAATGGTCACTGTGTCACACTTGCCTTctttttactcaaaaattttgttttatctaCGGAGTTGATAAATTGACGACCTTACAGAGATTCTgaaggctgacgtttcgagcgttagcccttcgctctgacgacgAGCTAACGcgcgaaacgtcagcttttagaatctctgtacggtggtcaatttacattatcaactccgtttgtaaaaccaaatttttgtatactacttc
It includes:
- the LOC138032139 gene encoding regulating synaptic membrane exocytosis protein 1-like isoform X5 codes for the protein MLTKTGNWFGSLTAPNEKVKANNTDALGSDFRAIPTEEDKRAMRRQANSLLRSDSGRGSGRREKAKDSEQNRVRRPSVSDEEVDQSPSGSPAYMSDDELYRHDENKVRRKVVTFKGHDESGRLPQGRYPGEMQNRSAPLNQGPGRGGGLPGQGLGTRSGPQHPQGGVRPTGMGGGPPPTGMLGPGNYQYPQQQGSSFTPVGPPAGASPSSRPVFPSPQQQSPRGGISLNQPRPGFGMRGPPGPQQQRIQSPQQQGTVGYGRGNAPGSQAGVSPSAYPGQPGYGRGSPGVQPTIQYNLGPRPGAYGPSGSKPQGGLPANHLGGPQKAPGSPRPVERTGTFHGPRVGGPQGMNPVGPRFGPGAQTLRGIPPDQQAGKQQHTGQTGSSRQGQAPPGHLSSPRSGQVSPGQFPSPRMGQVLPGQLSSPRQGQVPPGQSSSPRQGHVSPRPGQVTPGQLSSFRQGQVPGQLGSPRDGQIPSQSGTPRQGLQLDQQARGHVGSPHSGPPWEQMSSPRIDASRSELGTPQQAPFPGQVDTSREQTRGRSGPHLPEQGLGRHEKKAPPADQSRGYSGSAQQALATEHTRGPFGNKQSSPVEQPRGQFRSPQQAPVMDQGRQRLGSPEKGSQGQPSIGPATLDSRSVLSQEARGVGAYRVPDQTGPGMLQPLDHKDGQIRDDSAMHGRVDANIQDDMDNRPKGPDSSMIEQSARPLERPVTQDNQITRPHGKDINGRRSPPNRSSPDNPKEKSNLFFKDDPPSMRDRGSLGDRFISTLPVKRTSSPPVSTSLPSSSVVASSITAIPVGSSFMDENKDTLQSSIKWSQPDEDNKCLGEVHLRIDPKCRGMSTDPYAAYGLKVIGGKKTDDGKLGAFITDIRKGGPADRQAQLLIGDEIQEWNDQSLVDCTFEEVMESINSSMEDNQDSFDLHLIVCRDKSKFPAKNTQPQVKSSSGQEIKRESPKQIPPTRDSPLKRDSPSAATPMSGEPRGHITGTPRENGAPVRGRDQSSGYEGSFVDNDDFFFGGGPLSDEKPVKPVKQAANSQQSATGKPSRITGRVQLKLFYDEDAANLNVTVVGAEGLALKESSTPPNPYVRIYFLPDKSMQSKRRTKTAMKFTNPKWNQTFVYPCRPQKFSGRALEITVWDYDKVCSSEFLGEVVLNVAEANLDGNGYWYPLKNHEDENDPLVPPTPDQSPHNSFRFKGSRGPGETTEQGGSPGYGSDYEEEARYTPNGPGTSVQSPYHTPENELLKQQLIDHHRDSPRPPFSQPQMIQETTPTRRRNSLSSLPLNDSEAERSRSPFPPSPVPLGHGRSLSSSSLHEKSSGLPNGKLLVGEADARSGSVNDLHVFPTGGYMKPIRRTAGSDSVGGSGRSSRSSSITSDRSGSLNSIPGSVTSCESSPWIPPGIKLGNEGHLGDFIDGLGPAQIVGRQVLASPSMGDIQLAMFDRKGMLEVEVIRAKGLLPKPGSKILPAPYVKVYVMEGKRCLLKKKTRTARRTLEPLYQQQLEFKVEFTGKTLQVIVWGDYGRMDRKVFMGVVQILLDELDLSNLVIGWYKLFSTSSMCDPPLPSSPLGGSPKKSPGPSPRSSLNQSVGSPMRGMSPLPTIMPPQGHMENMDEDGDYV